The Bernardetia sp. ABR2-2B DNA window GTTTTGTTTTGAAATAATGGCAAAGCAAATTCTGAAAACTGTCTTGTAAGCTCTCTTTGGTACTCCAAAGAACGAGAACGCAGCGTCGAACCTGTAATCTGAATTCTTTTTATCAAGATTTTTGAAAGGTTTGCATTTTCTAATTTTGCGCCACTCATTGCTGCCAAAACTGCTAGTTGCCCATCAACAGCAATACAATCAATATTTTGTTTCCAATAATCTTTACCTATAAAGTCGATGATATAGTTTACTCCCTTATCATCAGTTTTTTCTGAAATTACTTTTGCAAAATCTTCATTTTTATAATCAATGATTATATCAGCACCTAGATTTTGACAGAACTCATGTTTGGATTTTGAAGCTGTAACAAAAACTTTCATTCCCAAAATTTTACAAATCTGAATGGCTGCCGAACCAACACCACTAGCACCTGCATGAATCAAAATTGACTTTTGATTTCCTACATTTTCATTTTCATTCCCAACTCCTAATTCCTCATTCCTAGTTCCTGTATTTTCATTTCCTAATAACGTCCAAAAAATAGTCTGAAAAGCTGTCAAAAATACTTCTGGAATTGCAGCAGCTTCTTCAAAAGAAAAGTGTTTTGGTTTTGAGATTGCCATCTGGGCATCAATGATAGCAAACTGGGCATATCCTCCTCCTCCAATAAGTCCAAAAACTTCATCACCAACTTTATGATTGGTTACTTTTTCTCCAATTTCTACTACTTCTCCTGCTATTTCTAAACCTAAAATTTTTGATGCTCCTTTTGGTGGTGGATATTTTCCTGCTCGTTGTAAGAGATCGGCTCTATTCAACGCTGTTGCTTTTACTTTTACCAAAACTTCATTTTCTTTTGGCTTTGGGTTTTCTGTTTCTTCTATTTTTAAAGGTTCATTTGGGTTTTCAGAATTATGTAAAACAGCTTTCATAGTTTTTTTAGTTTGGTTGCAAGATTTCTTTTTTAATTTCTTCGCCAATTATCACAAATAATAGCCGTAGCAACGGCAGCATTTAAAGATTCTGCATTTTCTTTATTCTTTGGCGCAAAACTAGGAATTGTAACTTTATTCAAAATTTCTTTTCCTAGTTTTTCTGATATTCCGTGAGATTCGCTTCCAATAACTAAAATCCCTTTTTGTGGAAATTTGGTTTGATGTACGTTTTTTCCATCTAAAAAAGCACCAAAAGTATTTCCTTCTGCTAGTTTCAAAAAGTCAAATTCATTTCCGTAATGCACACGTACACGCAGAAAAGAACCCATAGTAGAAGAAAGCGTTTTTGAGTTGTATAAATCAACTGTTTGTTCAGAGCAAAAAATATCTGCTATTCCATACCAATCTGCAATTCGGATAATTGTACCCAAATTACCGGGGTCATTGATATTTTCTAAAAGTAAAGCTAGACTTTCTAGTTTTTTGGGAACTGTTAAAAAAGGAATTTCTACCACAGCAATCGCAGCATTATTAGACTTTAAAGAACCTGCTTCTGAAAGTTGTCTTGGAGTAGATAAAATAATTTCAAAATCAGTATCTGAACCACTTACTTTATCATTCAGAACATTTTGTTTTTTTAAACTATCTAAAAACTCTTGTGTAATAAAAAGTTGTTTTATTTTGTAATCTGAATTTGTTGCTTTAAGTGTCTCGGTAGTTATTTTTGCACCTTCTATCAAAAAGCAATTTTCTTGTTTTCGTACTTTTTTCTGTTGAAATGAACGTAGAAATTTTCTTTGTGCGTTTGTCATAATTTT harbors:
- a CDS encoding NAD(P)H-quinone oxidoreductase, which codes for MKAVLHNSENPNEPLKIEETENPKPKENEVLVKVKATALNRADLLQRAGKYPPPKGASKILGLEIAGEVVEIGEKVTNHKVGDEVFGLIGGGGYAQFAIIDAQMAISKPKHFSFEEAAAIPEVFLTAFQTIFWTLLGNENTGTRNEELGVGNENENVGNQKSILIHAGASGVGSAAIQICKILGMKVFVTASKSKHEFCQNLGADIIIDYKNEDFAKVISEKTDDKGVNYIIDFIGKDYWKQNIDCIAVDGQLAVLAAMSGAKLENANLSKILIKRIQITGSTLRSRSLEYQRELTRQFSEFALPLFQNKTLKPIIDSIFDWSLAEYAHKHMEDNQNKGKIILSVSQDS
- a CDS encoding RNA methyltransferase — its product is MTNAQRKFLRSFQQKKVRKQENCFLIEGAKITTETLKATNSDYKIKQLFITQEFLDSLKKQNVLNDKVSGSDTDFEIILSTPRQLSEAGSLKSNNAAIAVVEIPFLTVPKKLESLALLLENINDPGNLGTIIRIADWYGIADIFCSEQTVDLYNSKTLSSTMGSFLRVRVHYGNEFDFLKLAEGNTFGAFLDGKNVHQTKFPQKGILVIGSESHGISEKLGKEILNKVTIPSFAPKNKENAESLNAAVATAIICDNWRRN